The nucleotide sequence AGGCGGACTGAAATCGTGCCTGTTCCGGACGCCGGGATGTTCACGTAGTTGAAACGGAACTCACGGGTGTGCCGCGTGTCAGCCGGGGCGATCGTCGCACCGGGGGTGACTTCGGACGCCCGGACCCACGTGCCATTGCCATTGTTCGACGCGGTGGTGCTGTCGTTGTTCGTCGGATCGCCATCGTCGATCTTGTACCAGACTTCCGTTGTCGATTGGTCGGCGCGCACAACCACTCCGTACTCGCTGCCACCGACGGTTCCACCATCCGCGGAGGGATAGACGATCTGGCCGGACGCGCGTTCGGCATCGTAGTAGAAGGTCTGGGTGACGGTGTTGTAGAGGGAGGTCTTGCCAGGACGCTTCAGGAACGTCCGGGCCCGAAGCACGTGGAATCCTTCAGCAAGCCCTGTCTCGGAGCCTCCATAGTCATTGTGCGGCGCATGAACTGCCTGCGTGGCGTTGAAGTTGTCGATATGGAACACCGTCATCATCCGCAGCTTGCGGGCGACCGAGCCGGGGCCGGAAGGATAGACACTGGCGAGCGGAGAGCCTCCCGCCGACTCCCGCAGCGCGCTGATTTTATATTTCAAGGTCCCCGGGGGAACCGGAGCCAGCACCGCCTTGAACCAACTGCCGCCGGCGAAGTCGGTGTTGTAAGGAAGCTGGATGACCCGGGTGGTGCCGAGACCCTCACCGCCCGCACCCTCGGGGTTGGTTCCATCGTTGGTATAATAAAGGAACGCCTTGTAGCCATCGAGGCCCGTGTTGGTCTTCACCCAGAATTCCAAGCCCGAACCGGTGTTGTCCACCTGCGTGCCGCCATCCGGTGCGGGAGCCGCGGGATCATGATAAACAAACTGGGCGGAATCCTGGTATGCCGGGTTCGTCCCGCCGCCGTTCACCACCGCGCCGCCGACCGTGAAGGTCTCCGCGCCGGAGGAACCGATGATATTGCGCGCCGTGTTGACCGCGGCGAACTTTTCCGGACCGGTACGTTTGACGAAGCTCGGTTGTTCGTAGCCATTGAACCCATCCGTCGAGACAGCGGGTGGATGATCCCGGTAAAACGGATCCGTCCCGGGACGTGTGCCATTGAGGTCGATGCCCCCGTCCAGGCGCAGCAGGACATTCTCCGCGGAGCCGTCGGCACGGACGACGAAGCGCAGGTCCGTGGCGCTGGTGACACGCGGGATCTCCACCTGATAGGCGTAATCGTTGGTCACGGCGTCCGGCAGGCCGTAAGGGTTGAAACCGGCATCTCCATCCGATCCGTCACGCCTCGTGACGGTCACGCTGCCGACGGGGCGGTCGTTCTCATAGATCGAGATCGGCGCGCCACCGGCGTTTTTCCACAGGTCGGACGCTTCCGGAGTGCGGGGCGCGAATGCGAAGTAACTCCCGGAGGGAACGACGGCGGACGAGAGGTCGGACGCGTATTTGTAGAAACCGAGCTGGCTGGCGTCTCCCCTGGCATATTGGTAGAGATATTCATCCCCGGTGTTCGGATTGTTTTCCGCGCCTCCGCCACCGGTGGAAGGAAAGGACGTGCCGCCCGTGAGGGGAACACCCGAGGCGTAGTTGTCATTGACGGCCATCAGCATGGTCACCCCCGCCGCGTCGGACATGCCGCCGTTCTCACGTTTGTCGACGCGTTCGTAGGTGATCAGGTCCGCGCCGCCGGAGACTCCCTTCTGCCAGCCGCGTGCGAAATCCTGATGGATCTTCAGAAGATTCGGAATCCGCTGGTCACCCCACTGCCCGAGAAAGGCGGTGTTCGCATGACGAGGAAACGCTCCGCCACTTCCACCCAGCACTCCGGCGTGGTAGTTTCCATCGGTATAAACCAGCCCCATGCCCGCGCGCGTGAAATAGATGGCGTGCTGGAGTTCGCGGCGGTTCGCATAATCGCTGTCATGGCTCTGCGCGTGCATCACCGCCACGCTGTCCGGGAAACCACCGGTGCCCGCGTATTGATAGTTGTTCAACCCGGAGGAGGGATTCCCCAACAGGTTGTTCAGATTCGAGCGGAGATCGTTGTCCACCAGACGCATCCCGGCATCGATGTAGGGACCGTAGGCGGGCGGCTGGCCGAGGTGCTCGCCGAACATCATCGCGTCATCCCTCCCCTGCTCCGTGTTGAAGACGCTGTCACGGTGGTTTGGATCCGAAAATCCGCGCGTGATGTTGAACTGCCGCTGCGCCTGCCCCAGATAGCCATAGTCGCTGGAGTTCTTGTCGTCACCGTAGGTCGCACCGAAAAAATCCGCGGGCGTGTGCTTCACCGCATCCAGCCGGAAACCATCGGCCTTCGTGCGATCCAGTTGCCAGCGGGCGGCGCGATTGAGCATGTCCTCCACCCGCTCGGAGTAAGCCTCCGGGTGTGCGTTCAGGTAGGCGGTGGTCAGCCCGTTGCCCGTGCCGAAGCCCACATAATTTCCCGAGGCATCGTAGCAGTAGTATTCCGGATGGTTCGGGTGGCGGATGAACTTGGCCTTTGGAATCGTGCTTCCCTCGTAGGCTCCGTGGTTGAAATTGGTGGGACCCGGCTCGGTGGCGATGTCCAGAAGGTCCGAGAGCCCGAGATTCTGCACCTGCCAGGCGTCGTTCCAATCCCGTGTGTTGTCCCATTTGCGATAGAATCCGTCCTCGGTCCTGCGCAGATGGAAATCCTCCGGGACAAAGCCCGGATAGATATCGGCAGGTGTGTCCGCGTTGTATTTCGGAATATCGAACGCGTTATGATTCAT is from Luteolibacter yonseiensis and encodes:
- a CDS encoding alpha-amylase family glycosyl hydrolase; this encodes MKSILSRAFLAVLLLVCPARGESMLQYFNTSWAEITRKMPELAEAGYQSLWLPPPTKASGGLSVGYDVWDRFDLGSKDQRGTVRTRYGTEAELLELVRVAHRFGIRVYFDNVMNHNAFDIPKYNADTPADIYPGFVPEDFHLRRTEDGFYRKWDNTRDWNDAWQVQNLGLSDLLDIATEPGPTNFNHGAYEGSTIPKAKFIRHPNHPEYYCYDASGNYVGFGTGNGLTTAYLNAHPEAYSERVEDMLNRAARWQLDRTKADGFRLDAVKHTPADFFGATYGDDKNSSDYGYLGQAQRQFNITRGFSDPNHRDSVFNTEQGRDDAMMFGEHLGQPPAYGPYIDAGMRLVDNDLRSNLNNLLGNPSSGLNNYQYAGTGGFPDSVAVMHAQSHDSDYANRRELQHAIYFTRAGMGLVYTDGNYHAGVLGGSGGAFPRHANTAFLGQWGDQRIPNLLKIHQDFARGWQKGVSGGADLITYERVDKRENGGMSDAAGVTMLMAVNDNYASGVPLTGGTSFPSTGGGGAENNPNTGDEYLYQYARGDASQLGFYKYASDLSSAVVPSGSYFAFAPRTPEASDLWKNAGGAPISIYENDRPVGSVTVTRRDGSDGDAGFNPYGLPDAVTNDYAYQVEIPRVTSATDLRFVVRADGSAENVLLRLDGGIDLNGTRPGTDPFYRDHPPAVSTDGFNGYEQPSFVKRTGPEKFAAVNTARNIIGSSGAETFTVGGAVVNGGGTNPAYQDSAQFVYHDPAAPAPDGGTQVDNTGSGLEFWVKTNTGLDGYKAFLYYTNDGTNPEGAGGEGLGTTRVIQLPYNTDFAGGSWFKAVLAPVPPGTLKYKISALRESAGGSPLASVYPSGPGSVARKLRMMTVFHIDNFNATQAVHAPHNDYGGSETGLAEGFHVLRARTFLKRPGKTSLYNTVTQTFYYDAERASGQIVYPSADGGTVGGSEYGVVVRADQSTTEVWYKIDDGDPTNNDSTTASNNGNGTWVRASEVTPGATIAPADTRHTREFRFNYVNIPASGTGTISVRLKEPGSSADNALSDVAGHFTTLIRTVNTSGPDLRVFVAYPQDDGSAIDDDYVLKVYFSKSLADGLGEAELKARFTVRYGADDTWNGTGPVLAPAALSIVYNETTAYHALAFKLPDLYDGRPDFLHRVEITHARPSPWVGLTASRRVKFLPGDTLPPAPNPPVPALALFGTVVGNQVSFNWAAASDPGGGLTGYHLQIGSTLDGVDLFDAPTTATNQSVTVPYGTTVYARVRQINGAGIQGPYSSSSIPVLVLSPFADNDGDGQSNAAEHTAGTHPLSSSSALKATAIALSGNDVNITVATVPGKKYQLEASATLASGSWTGVGEPVTASGSSTVMTHGGGAGENRRFYRARVVP